The segment CGAACACGCCGATCATGATCAGGGCCGCTGCCGTCACCACGCGAGCACTGTGCTGGAAGCCGACCACGACCGCCTCGCGCGCCTCGCGTCCGTGCACGTACTCCTCGCGCATCCGGGAGACGAGGAAGACCTCGTAGTCCATCGCCAGGCCGAACAGGATGCCCGTCAGCAGCAGCGGGAGGATGAAGACGACGGGCGCCTCGGTGTCCAGGCCGATGAGGCCCTGGAGCCAGCCCCACTGGAAGACCGCGACGGTCACGCCGAGCGAGATGCCGACCGATGCGAGGAAGCCCACCGTGGCCTTGAGCGGCACGAGCAGGGACCGGAACACGAGCACCAGCAGCAGGAACGCGAGACCGACCACCACCAGGAGGTAGGTGGGGAACGCATCGGCGAGGGTGTCGGCGATGTCGACGCCCGCGGCGGTCTGGCCCGTCACGTAGGCCTTCGCACCGGAGTCGCCCAGGTCGGTGAGCCTCTCGCGCAGGTCGGTCACCAGGTCCTTGGTGGCCTGGTCCGAGGGCCCGCTCTCGGGGACGACGGTGATCACGGCGAACTTGAGCTGCTTGAGCATGCCCTGGTACCGCGCCACGGCCTCCGGGTCGTCCGGGTCCGTCAGCGGAGGCACCACGGCGGCGACGTCCTTCTCCACCGAGCCGACGGCCGCGAGCGCCGTGTCGACCGCGGCGGTCGGGTCGGACGCCCACTGGGTGTCGACGACGACCGTGAGCGGCCCGTTCGCCCCGGCACCGAAGCTCTCGGAGATCCGGTCGTAGGCCTGGCGCGCCTCGGTGCTGCGCGGCTTCGTGCCGTCGTCGGGCAGGGCCAGCTGCATGGAGGCGACCGGCACCGAGAGCACGACGGCGGCGGCCAGACCGAGCACGAGGGCCGGCCAGCGGAAGCGGGTCACGAGCTCGACCCAGCGGCGGCCGTTGGTGCGGACGCCGTCGCTCTCGGTGTCGCGCTGCTTCAGACCGGGGATCCGCCCCGAGGTGACCCGACGTCCCGCGAACGAGAGCAGGGCCGGGAGGAGGGTCAGGGCGATGAGCACCGCGAGGGCCACCGTGACGGCAGCCGCCAGACCCATCTGCGTGAGGAAGGAGATGCCGGTGATGGACAGACCGGTCAGCGCGATCACGACGGTGAGGCCGGCGAAGACCACCGCGGAGCCGGCAGTCCCGGTGGCGATCGCGGCCGCCTCCTCGTGACTGCGACCGGCCTGCACCTCGTGCTTGAACCGCGACATGATGAACAACGCGTAGTCGATCCCCACGGCCAGGCCGAGCATGCTCGCCAGTGCGGGGGTGACGGAGGACAGCTCGACGAAGCCGGACAGCGTCGTCACGCCCAGGAGTCCGATCCCCACACCGACGACCGCGGTGAGCAGCGGCATGCCGGCGGCCACGAGCGAGCCGAAGGTGATGAGCAGGACGACGAACGCGATCACGATGCCGACCGCCTCGGCGAGGTGCCCGCCGCTGGTGGTCACGCCGGTCGCGTCGCCACCCACCACGGTCGAGTACCCGGCGCCCTCCAGCGCCTCGGCGGCCTTCTGCAGCGCACCGCGGTCGGCGTCGGTGAGCTCACCGGCCTGGCGGTCGTAGGTCACCGTGGCGTACGCGGTACGACCGTCCTGGGAGACCGTTCCCGACGTGTAGGGCTCGGCCACCGCGGCCACGTGGTCGGTCTGGGCGACCTCGAGCGCGGAGGCGAACGCCTGCTTCGCGTCCGCGTCGGTCATCGATCCGCCCGAGGGAGCCTGCGCCACGATCCGCGCGATCGCGCCGTCGGTCGAGGCGTCGGGGCTGCGGTCCTTGATCAGGTCGAACGCACGACTGGACTCGGTGTTGGGCAGCTCGAAGGAGTTCGACGTCGGCCCCGAGAGGGTGAGGGCCCCCACGCCGCCGAGCGCGAGCAGCGTGACCCACACGCCGATCACCCGGAACCGTCGCCGGAAGCTCCACCGACCGAGCCGGTACAGGTGCCAGGCCATGAGCGCCCCTCTCTCGGGCGGGGCCCGAAACCTCGTACTGAAAGTTTCTCCCATCTTCGCACGAACACCCGGTTCGGGCTATTCTCCTGCCATGGGGCTGCGTGAGATGAATGCCACACGGACGCGAGAACTGCTCGCCGAGACCGCGATGGCCCTGTTCGTCGACCGCGGCTACGACGCCACGACCATGGAGGACGTCGCGCACGAGGCCGAGGTCGGCATCTCGACCGTGTACCGCTACTTCCCCTCGAAGGAGCAGCTCGCCACGGCGTTCCTCGGCGACCCCGGTCTCATGGCCGACGCGTTGGCCGCCCGTCCGGACGACGAGGACCCGGAGCTCTCGCTCGGCCACGCCCTCACGGCCTTCCTCGAGCACACTCGACGTGCCAACCGACACGCCGACCGGTTCCAGGAGCTCGTCGCCACCAACGCACGGGTCCGCGGGCGTGTCATGGAGTGGCTCGCGGAGTCCCAGGAGCGACTGTGCGAGGCGCTGGCCGCACGTCACGGGGTCGAACCCGACGACCTCGCCGTGGGCGCCACGGCCTGGCTCGCGATCTACGTGCTCCTCAAGACCGACGAGCAACCCGGGGACGGACGGACCGCGAGCGAGGTCGGACGCGACGTGATGCGGCGTCTGGCCGCAGGACCCCTTCGCGCACCGCTCGCCCCCGACGCCTGACCGGTTTGGCACGATCGATCCGTGACCACGCCCCAGACCGGTGGAGAGCCCAGCCTCCCCGAGGACGCCGCGCCCGGCCCGGCGCAGGACGCCGTCGCGCTGCTGCTCGACCAGTGCGCACGGACGTCGGCAGGACGACACACCGATCCCGCGCTCGTGGCCGCCGTCGTGGGCGTCGAGCGAGTGGCGGACCTCGTCGGGTCCCGCGACACGCAGACGCTGCGTGCCGCCGTGACGGACGGTCTGGCGGGGCCGCGGGACTCCGACCTCGGTGCGCTCCTGGTCCAGCTCCGACAGTCGATCGCCCTGGCACTCTCCAGGCCCGGCCCCGACTGGAAGGCGGACGCGACGGTGCTCAATCCCGCCACGGGCGGCCATCACGTCGCCACCGACCTGGACGTGCTCCGCACCGCGACCCGGGCCGCGACGCTGTCGTACGGAGCAGCTCCCTACTACCGGGACCGCTACGGTCGCCGCGGCGCGCAGTTCTCGGTCTCGGACTCCGCCTGGATCGCCCACCTGGCCGATGCGCCGCGCGAGACGGCGGCGCACCAGGTGACCTGGCTCAGCACCATGCTGACCCACCGCGGCATGCCGACCTGGCTCATGGAGCGCCACCTCGCGACGATGGTCGACCAGCTCGGCGGGGCGGGGCTCGCGGTCGGCGCCCTCCCCCACGCGCTCACCGTGCTCGCGGCCCGTCGACGAGCCGCGGTGGACGACGACCTGCTGGAGCAGGCGGAGACCTGGGTCCGGGAGACCGTGGTCGCACCGCCGACGGCACCGACCGGGCGGCTGGTCGCGGCGGCCGTGGCCGACGTCCGGTCCGGCGTCGCCCCCAGCTCCGCTCCCCTGATGGACTGGCTGACCCACGAGGACCGCGCGGACACGGCCGACGCCTCCGCCCTGCGCGTCGTCCACGACAGGGTCGCGGCTGCTGCCGGGACGAGAACAGGAGAACACCCATGACCGCCTTCGGACCCGAGGTCGTGGCAGCGGTGCTCGAGCACATGAACGCCGACCACCGCGACGACAGCCTCACCATCGTGCAGGGCCACGCCGTCCGGCGCGCGACGTCGGCGACCATGACCGGGCTCGACGCCGACGGAGGCGACTGGAGCGCGGTGGTCGACGGCGTGCCCGTTCCGGTGAGGGTCCCCTGGACCGAGCGCGCGGTCGAGCGTGCGGACCTGCGACGCGAGATCGTGCGTCTGCACGACGCAGCACGCGAGCGGCTCGACGCCGGCTGAGCCGTGGTGGGGCAGGATCGGGCCGTGGACATCCGACCCGAGCTGCTGGAGCTGCTGGCCCGACGCGCCCTCACCGAGGACGCGGCACGCCCCGAGGCGGTGGAGCGGCTGCACGCGCGCGGCGGGCGCACGGCCCGCGAGAACGTGGCCGCCCTCGTCGACCCCGGCAGCTTCGTGGAGTACGGCCGCTTCGTCACGGCGGCGCAGAGCGACCGCCGCAGCGACGACGACCTGCTCGACCGCACCGTCGCCGACGGGATCGTCGGCGGTCTCGCCACGATTGACGGCCGAGCCTGCGCCGTGCTGTCCTACGACTACCTCGTGATGGCCGGCACCCAGGGGATGCGCGGCCACGCCAAGACGGACCGGCTCCTCGACGTCGTCGCCCGGCTCGGCCTGCCGACGGTCTTCTTCGCCTCGGGCGGCGGGGGCCGGCCGGGCGACACCGACATCCCCCTGGTCTCCGCGCTCGACGTGACCACCTTCGCCGCGTGGGCCAGGTTGTCGGGCCGGGTCCCCCGCGTCGCCGTGGTCGACGACAACTGCTTCGCCGGCAACGCCGTGGTGGCGGGCTGCGCCGACCTGGTGGTCGCCACGTCCCGCGCATCCCTGGGGATGGGCGGTCCGGCGATGATCTCCGGCGGTGGCCTCGGCGAGGTGGCCGCGGCCGACGTCGGCCCCCTCGACGTGATGACGGCGAACGGGGTGGTCGACGTCGTGGCCGACGACGACGAGGCGGCCGAGGTGGCTCGCGACCTCCTGGGCTACTTCCTGGGTCCCCGCGAGGACTGGTCCGCCGCAGACCAGACCCCGCTGCGGGACGCGGTGCCCGAGGGCGAGCGACGTGCCTACGACCTGGCGCCGATCCTCGAGACGATCTTCGACGACGACAGCGTCCTGCCGCTGCGGCCGGGCTTCGCCCCCGAGCTGTGCACGGCGCTGGCCCGCCTGGAGGGGCGCACGGTCGGCGTCCTGGCCAACGACACGCGGCACGTCGCCGGGGCCGTCACCGCCGACGCCGGCGACAAGGCGGCCCGCTTCCTCCAGCTGTGCGACGCGCACGGGTTCCCGGTCGTCTCGTTCGTCGACACCCCCGGGATGATGGTCGGCCCCGAGGCCGAGCGCACCGGTCTGGTGCGCCACACGTCGCGGCTCCTGGTGGCCGGGGCGTCGCTGCAGGTGCCGATGATCGGCGTGGTCCTGCGCCGGGCCTACGGCCTCGGCGCGCAGGCCATGCTCGGCGGAGGACTGCACGAGCCGCTCATGACCGTGGCCTGGCCCGGAGCCCACCTCGGCGCCATGGGGCTCGAGGGAGCCGTGCGGCTGTCGATGCGCAAGGAGCTCGAGGCCATCGAGGACGAGGCGGAGCGTGAGCGCACCGTGCGCGAGCTGACCGCGCTGGCGCAGGCCCACTCCGGAGCCCTGAACGTCGCACGGCACGCCGAGCTCGACGACGTGATCGACCCTGCCGAGACGCGGGGGTTGCTGGTGCGGCTGGTCGACGCGGCTGTGCGCGACGGACGGCTCGTCGGGTCCGGACGCACCGTCGACACCTGGTGACGGCGGTCGTCGCGGCGAGCTCGGGTCGAGACCCCGGGGCCGACCGGTCCGATGCCGGCCGGCCCCCTGCGCTCGCGTCCGCCGGCGGCGTGGCTCAGCCCTTCACGCACAGCAGCGTGGTGAGCCGCGCCTCGACCGACACGAGGTCGGTCTGCGCCGCGATGACGGACTCGAGGTCCTTGTAGGCCGCGGGGATCTCGTCGAGCACCCCCGCGTCCTTGCGACACTCCACCCCCGACGTCTGGCGGGCCAGGTCGTCGATGGTGAAGGTCTTGCGGGCCCGGGTGCGCGACATCGTGCGTCCCGCCCCGTGCGAGGCCGAGCAGTAGCTGCGCTCGTCGCCGAGCCCCCGCACGACGTACGACCCCGTCCCCATCGACCCGGGGATGAGCCCCAGGTCGCCGCGGCCTGCCCGGATCGCTCCCTTGCGGGTGACGACCAGGTCCACGTCGTCGTACCGCTCCTGCGCCACGTAGTTGTGGTGGCAGGAGATCTCGCGGTCGTACCCGACCTCGCGGCCGGCGCGACCGAACCAGGTCGAGACGACCTCGCGGACGAGCGCCATCATGACCGCGCGGTTGCGGGCCGCGTAGTCCTGCGCCCAGTACAGGTCGCGCAGGTACGCGTCCATCTGCGGGGTGCCGGCGAGGAACACCGCGAGGTCGCGGTCGGGCAGGTCCAGGTTGTGGTCCAGACCCTTCGCGGCCGCGATGTGGCGCTCCGCCAGCTCCTTGCCGATGTTGCGCGACCCGGAGTGCAGCATGAGCCAGACGCGCCCGGTGTCGTCGGACGTCACCTCGATGAAGTGGTTGCCACCGCCGAGCGTGCCCATCTGCTTCATGGCCTTGGCCTCACGGTCCTGCACCGCGTCGTGGAGCCCGCGGAACCCCGCCCAGAAGCCGCGCCAGTCCCAGGCCGTCCCGCGCCCGTCCGTGCGTCCCCGGCCGAGGCCGAGGCGGTCGACGTCGGGGGCGACGTCGTGGGCGTGGAACCCGACCGGGACCGCGCGCTCCACCGCGTGGCGGAGCGACCGGAGGTCCTCGGGGAGGTCCTCGGTGGTCAGGTCGGTGCGGACGGCGGTCATGCCGCAGCCGATGTCGACGCCGACGGCCGCCGGCGACACCGCGTCACGCATCGCGACGACGGAGCCGACCGTGGCGCCCTTGCCGAGGTGCACGTCGGGCATGACGCGCAGACCGTGCACCCAGGGCAGCCGCGAGATCGTGCGGAGCTGCTCGAGCGCTGCGGGCTCGACGTCCTGCGGGTCGGCCCACATGAGGGTGTCGGCGACGGCGCCGGGGAGCGTCGTCGGGAATCCGGAGGCGTCGGCTCCGGGGGTGCTCGTCGTGGTGGTCATGGTGGTTCGCCTCCTTCGGCGGTGGTGGTGAGGTGCTGGTGTCCTGCCGGTGGTGCTGGTCTCCCCGGGACGACTCGAACGTCCGACGTCCCGGCTCGCGACCGGGCCCTCTCTCCAGCTGAGGTACGGGGAGGTGGCGGGCCGCGACCCGACGACGTGGTGCAGACGTCGTCAGGCCGCGGCCGTCTTCCTGGGCCTGCCCCTGGTGGGGACCGCGTCCAGGGGGGTCCCCTCGGCGAGGAGGACACCGCCCCACACGCCGCTCTCGGCGCGTGCGGTCCCGAGGCCCAGGCAGGTGTCCCTGAGCGCACACGGCGCGCAGACCGCCTGCGCCGCGGCGAGCCGGGCGTCGTCGGTCGGGAAGAAGAGGTCGGGGTCCTCGTCCTCGCACGCCCACCCCGTGACCCCGTGGCGGGGCGTCGGGTGCGCGAAGGCCGCGACCACGCCGTGCGTGGTCAGGACCGACGTCGCTGCGGACTCGGTGCGCAGCGACACGGTCCTGGCCCGTGTCCTGCGGTTCTGTGTCGCCATGTGCTGCCACCTCCTCGGTGGTCTCGGGTGTCGTTCAACTGTGGGAATGGGGATGGAAGGGGGATGGGGTGTGGGGACGGAGCGGTCCGGACATGCAGAAGGGCCGCCCCGGCGAGTCCGTGCGACTCGTGGAGCGGCCCTGTGCCGGGTGCGGGTGGCACCTAGGTCACGGGTCGCTCCTGGAGCAGCTCGTCGTTCTCGGGTCGCTGGATGGACGGCATGCCCTTCACCACGACGGCAGCACCGAGCACCCGGACGGCCGAGGGGCCGAACGAGCCGTGGCTGCTGCGGTACGTGGTCATGGAGGGTCCTGGTGCGAGGTGGTCGGTGCGACGCCCGGGTGAGCGTGCAGGACCACGGTAGAGGTCGGCGTGCACAGCCGCCAAGCGATTAACGCCCCCTACCGACGACACCGTCCGACGACCGGTCCGTCGGGCCGGGTCGCGCCCCCGCGCCTAGGCTCGAGGCATGGCCACCCTCGTCCTCGTCCGGCACGGTCGCACCACCGCCAACGCCTCGGGGGTGCTCGCCGGCCGCACGCCCGGCGTGCTCCTCGACGACACGGGCCGCGAGCAGGTGGCGCGCACCGGCGAGAGGCTCGCCGTCGTCCCGCTCGCGTCCGTCGTCTCCAGCCCCATGGAGCGGTGCCGTCAGACGAGTGCGGCGATCCTCGAGCGGCAGTCCGGCTTCCCCGCCGCGCCCGTCGAGGACGCCATCAGCGAGTGCGACTACGGCGACTGGCAGGGGCGACCGCTGAAGGAGCTGGCCAAGGAGCCGTTGTGGTCCACGGTCCAGTCCCACCCGTCCGCCGCCGTCTTTCCCGGCGGTGAGTCCCTCCCGGCCATGCAGGCGCGTGCGGTCGAAGCCGTGCGGCGGATCGACGCCGAGGTGGAGGCCGAGCACGGCGCGTCCGCGGTGTGGGCCGCCGTGAGCCACGGAGACCTCATCAAGGCACTGCTGGCCGACGCGCTCGGCATGCACCTGGACCTGTTCCAGCGCATCCAGGTGGACCCCGCCTCGATCTCGATCGTGCGCTACACCACGTCGCGGCCCTACGTGCTGGCGCAGAACACGCACGCCGGTGACCTGGGATGGCTCGTCCCGAAGAAGCAGGAGACGTCGACCGACGCGGTGCCCGGCGGGGGTGCCGGGCCCGGCAGCGGGCAGAGCGCGGCCGCCGCTCCCGAGGACCTCGACGACGGTCCCGCCGAGCTGGCCGGGCCCGGCCGGTCCTGACGTCGTGCCGCACCCAGCGACGTCTGGGGTCGGACCCTAGAGTGGTGGCATGGCCACCATCGTCCACGGATTCGACTGGCCCGACCGCTTCGTCGTCGGGACCGTCGGCACCCCCGGCTCCCGCACGTTCTTCCTCCAGGCCCGCTCCGGGGCCGACCTCGTCAGCGTGGCGGTCGAGAAGGAGCAGTCCGCTGCCCTCGCCGACCGCATCGACGAGGTGCTCGACGAGCTGATGGCCGAGGACGGCAACCCGTTCTCCGTCCCGACCGTGGCGCCCGACGGGCTGGCCGACCACGAGCCGCTCGACGAGCCGGTGGCGGAGCAGTTCCGTGCCGGTGCGATGGGGCTGGGCTGGGACCCGTCCACGGCCCAGATCGTGGTCGAGGCCTTCCCGGTGCTCGACGTCGAGGCCGAGGCCGACGAGGACGGCGTGGTCGAGATCGATCCGCCCGAGGCCCTCGTCGTGCGCATCCCCGTCGGCAGTGCGCGGGCGTTCGCCAAGCGCACCCGCGAGGTCGTGTCGGCCGGGCGGCCGCTGTGCCCCTTGTGCCAGACGCCGATGGACCCGTCCGCCGACCACGTCTGCGAGCTGCCCGACGAGTTCCGGTGAGCGACGCCACCTCCGTGGACGAGCCCTGGGCCGAGGAGTCCGACCTCCTCACCGGTGAGCTGGTGCTCACCGGCCGCGTGATGCCGGCGTCCAACGCCACCTTCGTGGGCACCATCGGCGACGTCGACGTCGTCTACAAGCCGGTCTCCGGCGAGCAGCCGCTGTGGGACTTCCCCGACGGCACGCTCGCGGAGCGCGAGGTCGCCGCCCACCTGGTCTCGGAGGTCACGGGATGGCAGGTCGTCCCGCTCACCTGGCTGCGCGACGGACCGCACGGCCCGGGCATGGTGCAGCTCTGGCAGACCGTGGACCCCGCGCAGGAGGCGGTCACGATCGTCCCGGCCGGCACGCTGCCCCCGGGCATGCTGCACGTGTTCGACGGGTACGACGGACGCGACAGGCGTGTCTCGCTCGTCCACGAGGACACCCCCGCCCTGCGGCGCATGGCCGTCCTCGACGTCGTGCTCAACAATGCCGACCGCAAGGGCGGGCACGTGCTGGAGATGGCCGACGGACACCGGCACGGGATCGACCACGGGCTCACCCTCCACGCCGACCACAAGCTCCGGACGGTCCTCTGGGGCTGGCTCGGGGAGCCGCTCGGCAAGCAGGAGCTCGACGGCGTCCGGCGCGTGCGCGCGTCGCTCGACGACGAGACCGACGGCCTCGGCGCGGTCCTGTACGACCTGCTGAAGGTGGCCGAGGTCGAGGCGCTCGCCGCACGCTGCGACCTCCTGCTGTCCGAGGGCACCCTGCCCGCCCCGTCGGGTCCCATGCCCGCCGTCCCCTGGCCCCCCTTCTAGGAGGTGGCTCCCGTGGAACCTCGCCCTGACACCCTGCTCGTGGGCTGCGGCCGGCTCGGCGCCGACGTCGGCCTGCGGCTCGCCGCCCTCGGCCACCGGGTGGCCGGCATCCGTCGCAACGCCGACCTGGTCCCGGCACCGATCGTCGGCGTCGCCGCCGACCTGGCGCAGGGGACGCCGGACCTCCCTCCGCTCGACCTCGCGCAGCTCGTGGTCGTCCTGACCGCCCGACCCCGCACCGAGGAGGCGTACCGCGCCACCTACGTCGATGGGATGCTGCGGGCGCTCGACGCCGTGGAGGCCCAGGGGGCGCTGCCGCGTCGCGCCGTGCTGGTGTCCTCCACCGGGGTGCACGCCGACGCCGACGAGGTCGTCACCGAGGACACCCCACCCGATCCGGGCGACGGACCCAGCAGGATGCTCCTCGAGGCCGAGCGGCGCTTCGCCGAGCGTCTGCCCACCGGCACGGTGCTGCGTCTCTCCGGGCTCTACGGGCCCGGGCGCGCCCGCATGGCCGACCAGGTGCTCGCCGGGGAGGTCGGCGACCTCCACCGGTGGACCAACCGCATCCACCGCCACGACGCCGCCACTGCCGTGGTGCACCTGCTCACCCGCGTCGACGACCCGGCGCCGGTGTACCTCGGCACCGACGACGAGCCCGCCCTGCGCGGCGACGTCGCCGCCCACCTCGCCGGTCTGCTCGGCGTGGACCCGCCCGCCGCGGTCGACCCGGCTAGGGGTCACGGCAAGCGCATCTCCAACGCGCGGTTGCGTGCCACGGGCTGGATCCCGCGGTACCCGACCTTCCGAGAGGGCTACACCGCCTGAGTCGTCAGGCTTGCTGGAGCTCGACGCGGTTGCCGAACGGGTCGAAGGAGTGGAACCGCTCGACACCCGGGATCTCGCCGTCCGAGCGCACGCACGCGTGACCTGCGGCCTCCAGGACGGCCTCGACCGCGTCGAGGTCGTCGACGAGGAAGGCCGGGTGCGCCTTGCGGGCCGGCGCGAACGGTTCCTCCACCCCCAGGTGCAGGACCGCCGAGCCCGACGTGAACCAGCACCCGCCCCGGGCGGCGAGCACGGGCGGCTTCGTCTCCTCCGTCATGCCGAGGAGCACGCCGTAGAACCCCCGGGCCGCGTCCTCGCCCCCGGTGGGGATCGCGACCTGCACGTGGTCGAGTCCGATGATCGTCATGCGCCCTCCCGATGGTCCACCGCTTCGCCGCCACCATCCTGCCCGACGGTCCGGCGGCGCTCGACCTGCCGTGCCACGTGACCCGTCCTAGCGTGGAGGGGTACCCATCCCCACGCTCGAGGAGCCTCACGTGACCACCATCGCCATCGTCGGAGCAGGACGCGGACTGGGAGCGGCGGTCGCCCGTCGCTTCGGCCGGGAGGGCCACGCCGTCGCGCTGCTGGCCCGCAACGCCGAACGCGTCGACGCGCTCGCCGCCGACCTCCGGGCCGAGGGCATCGACGCCCGCGGCTGGGTCACCGACGTCCGCGACCCCGACTCCCTCGCCCGCGCCCTGGAGCAGGCCAACGAGACGCAGGGCCCCATCGAGGTGCTGCAGTACAGCCCACTCCCCCAGAAGTCGTTCCTGCGGCCGCTGCTGGAGACCACCGTGGACGACGCGCGCGGCGCGATCGAGTTCTCCGTCTACGGCCCGCTGGCCGCGGTGCACTCGGTGCTGCAGAACATGCGGTTCGTCGGGAAGGGCACGGTGCTGTTCGTCAACGGCGGCACCGCCGTGCGTCCCGCGCCGAAGTTCGCCGGCACCTCGCTCTCGTTCGCCGCGCAGTCGGCGTACGCGCAGATGCTGCACGACACGCTCGCACCCGAGGACATCCACGTCGCCCAGCTGGTGATCCCCGGAGCGATCGAGGAGGGTCACCCGCAGAAGGACCCGGAGGTCCTCGCCGAGACCCTCTGGTCGATGCACACCCGCCGCGACGAGTTCCGCGTCTTCGCCACCGAGATGGACGACGAGGTCAAGGAGACCGCCACCTGATCCCGCCTCGACGAGCCGCCGACTAGTGGCAGTGCGAGCCCTGTGAGGACGCGTCGCCCTCGGTGTGGCAGGAGCTCGACGAGGCCGGCTCCACGTCGAGCGAGGGGTTGCGGTCGAAGAAGCCGACGGGCTTGAGCCAGAAGGAGACGATGTCGGCCGGCATCACGGGCCAGTCCTCGGGGCGCGTGATGTGGTGGATGCCGAAGACGTACCAGAGCACCACGTCGGTGTCGGTGGTCGAGCGGCCCTGCTGCACCCACTCGGGCAGCCCGTGGTCGTCCTTGCTCTGGTTGACGAACTCGCCCGCGGGCCAGCGCTCGTCGGCGTCGTGCGGGGTCACCCACACCGTGTGGCCGATCACCTGGGCCCGTTGGAACACCGGCGACTCCGGGTGGAAGAACGACGGGATCGCGCCGCCGGGCACCAGCTTGTAGGCGACCGGGGTGCCCAGGCCGTTGAGCGACCGCTCGTTGACGACCTTCCAGGCCCGCTGGCTCTCCCACCTGAAGTCGTCGTGACCCTCGACGTCGATCGGCGTGCTGACCTGCCGGATGCCGAGACCCAGCGGGTTCTCGGGTCCGATGGGGTCGATCACCGTCTCGCTGCGCTGCACCGTGTTGGTGCGGCCGTCGGGCTCGAGGTCGAGCCGCGCGACGAGGAAGTGCTGGTGGTACGGCGCGTACGTCCGCTCGTCGACCAGGGTGCCGTGCGGGTGGGCCTGACCCTCCTCCACGTGCGTGACGACCATGATGCCGGTGGCGCGCACCTCGCACTCGATGTTGCCGTCCTCGTAGAACCGCCAGTAGACGATGTACTCGTAGTTGGCGACGGTCACGTGGAACGAGACCACGAACCGGCGCTGGCGGCGGACCTCGGCGCCGGAGTCGTGGTCGACGTGCTTCCAGCCGATCGCACTGTCCTCCTCGTGCAGGCAGATCGCGTTCGTGATCGTGTACGGCTCGCCCGCGCTGTCGTG is part of the Aeromicrobium sp. Leaf245 genome and harbors:
- a CDS encoding SCO1664 family protein; amino-acid sequence: MSDATSVDEPWAEESDLLTGELVLTGRVMPASNATFVGTIGDVDVVYKPVSGEQPLWDFPDGTLAEREVAAHLVSEVTGWQVVPLTWLRDGPHGPGMVQLWQTVDPAQEAVTIVPAGTLPPGMLHVFDGYDGRDRRVSLVHEDTPALRRMAVLDVVLNNADRKGGHVLEMADGHRHGIDHGLTLHADHKLRTVLWGWLGEPLGKQELDGVRRVRASLDDETDGLGAVLYDLLKVAEVEALAARCDLLLSEGTLPAPSGPMPAVPWPPF
- a CDS encoding SDR family oxidoreductase, with amino-acid sequence MTTIAIVGAGRGLGAAVARRFGREGHAVALLARNAERVDALAADLRAEGIDARGWVTDVRDPDSLARALEQANETQGPIEVLQYSPLPQKSFLRPLLETTVDDARGAIEFSVYGPLAAVHSVLQNMRFVGKGTVLFVNGGTAVRPAPKFAGTSLSFAAQSAYAQMLHDTLAPEDIHVAQLVIPGAIEEGHPQKDPEVLAETLWSMHTRRDEFRVFATEMDDEVKETAT
- a CDS encoding SDR family NAD(P)-dependent oxidoreductase — its product is MEPRPDTLLVGCGRLGADVGLRLAALGHRVAGIRRNADLVPAPIVGVAADLAQGTPDLPPLDLAQLVVVLTARPRTEEAYRATYVDGMLRALDAVEAQGALPRRAVLVSSTGVHADADEVVTEDTPPDPGDGPSRMLLEAERRFAERLPTGTVLRLSGLYGPGRARMADQVLAGEVGDLHRWTNRIHRHDAATAVVHLLTRVDDPAPVYLGTDDEPALRGDVAAHLAGLLGVDPPAAVDPARGHGKRISNARLRATGWIPRYPTFREGYTA
- a CDS encoding VOC family protein, whose amino-acid sequence is MTIIGLDHVQVAIPTGGEDAARGFYGVLLGMTEETKPPVLAARGGCWFTSGSAVLHLGVEEPFAPARKAHPAFLVDDLDAVEAVLEAAGHACVRSDGEIPGVERFHSFDPFGNRVELQQA